From Arcobacter lacus, one genomic window encodes:
- the nspC gene encoding carboxynorspermidine decarboxylase produces the protein MNKNYEVVDSFEKLPSPAYVCEEELLEKNLKLLKRVQDEADISILLALKGFAMHSTFDLCKKYLKGCCASGLHEAILAKEEFGKEVHTYSPAFKDEEIDEIVAISNHLVFNSFSQLKRFKDKAYGKVSLGIRLNPEYSSVEVDLYNPCAPYSRMGTTKANFDESLLEFLDGFHFHALCEQNVDALEGALKAFEKNFSQYFDRLKWVNFGGGHHITRADYDVEGLIKLLKDFKSRYPHLKVYMEPGEAVGWQTGYLVATVLDVIRNGMDLAILDTSAEAHMPDTLAMPYRAMIRNSGNAGEKAYTYRLGGNTCLSGDIIGDYSFDKPLEVGDKIILEDMIHYTMVKTTTFNGIKLPSIVIKNKEGSYKIIKNFGYNDYKMRLS, from the coding sequence ATGAATAAAAATTATGAAGTAGTTGATAGTTTTGAAAAACTTCCAAGTCCAGCATATGTATGCGAAGAAGAGTTACTTGAAAAGAATTTAAAACTTTTAAAAAGAGTTCAAGATGAAGCTGATATTAGCATTCTTTTAGCTTTAAAAGGTTTTGCTATGCATTCAACTTTTGATTTATGTAAAAAATATCTTAAAGGTTGTTGTGCATCTGGACTTCATGAAGCTATTTTAGCAAAAGAGGAGTTTGGTAAAGAAGTTCACACTTATAGTCCAGCTTTTAAAGATGAAGAAATAGACGAAATAGTTGCCATTTCAAATCATCTTGTTTTTAACTCTTTTAGTCAATTAAAAAGATTTAAAGATAAAGCTTATGGAAAAGTTTCTTTAGGTATTAGATTAAATCCTGAATACTCATCAGTTGAAGTTGATTTATATAATCCTTGTGCACCATATTCAAGAATGGGAACTACAAAAGCAAATTTTGATGAATCTTTGCTTGAATTTTTAGATGGTTTTCATTTTCATGCACTTTGTGAACAAAATGTTGATGCTCTTGAAGGTGCGTTAAAAGCTTTTGAAAAAAACTTTAGTCAATATTTTGATAGATTAAAATGGGTAAATTTTGGTGGTGGACATCACATAACAAGAGCTGATTATGATGTAGAAGGTCTAATCAAACTTTTAAAAGATTTTAAATCAAGATATCCACATCTAAAAGTTTATATGGAGCCAGGTGAAGCTGTTGGTTGGCAAACTGGATATTTAGTTGCAACTGTTTTAGATGTAATTCGCAATGGTATGGATTTGGCGATTTTAGATACAAGTGCAGAGGCTCACATGCCTGATACTTTAGCAATGCCATATAGAGCTATGATTAGAAATAGTGGAAATGCTGGAGAAAAAGCTTATACATATAGACTTGGTGGAAATACTTGTTTGTCTGGTGATATTATTGGTGATTACTCTTTTGATAAGCCATTAGAAGTAGGAGATAAAATCATTTTAGAAGATATGATTCACTATACAATGGTAAAAACAACAACATTTAATGGTATAAAACTACCATCAATAGTTATAAAAAATAAAGAAGGTTCTTATAAAATTATAAAAAACTTTGGATATAATGATTACAAGATGAGACTTTCTTAG
- a CDS encoding saccharopine dehydrogenase family protein, whose translation MSKKGILIIGAGGVSRVATVKCAMNIDTFEKITLASRTVSKCEAIAADILKNQGVQIDVASVNADSVDELVKLIEKVNPKLVLNVALPYQDLTIMDACTKCKVDYVDTANYEHPDEAKFEYKLQWARDNQFKEAGIMGLLGSGFDPGVTGVFCAYAQQNLFDEIHYIDIMDCNAGDHGYKFATNFNPEINLREVSANGRYWENGQWIETTPLEIRVDHDYPEVGVKPSYLLYHEELESLSKNIKGLKRIRFFMTFGDSYIQHMNCLQNVGMLGIEPVEHKGMMITPIEFLTTLLPDPASLGPRTVGKTNIGCIIEGIKDGKPRKVYIYNVCDHQECYKETGAQAVSYTTGVPAMIGSKLLYKGIWKNTGVFNIEEFDAKPFMDELMTQGLPWKILELDAK comes from the coding sequence ATGAGTAAAAAAGGTATTTTAATTATCGGTGCAGGCGGTGTTAGTAGAGTAGCCACTGTTAAATGTGCAATGAATATTGACACTTTTGAAAAAATAACATTAGCTTCTAGAACAGTTTCAAAATGTGAAGCAATTGCCGCTGATATTTTAAAAAATCAAGGTGTACAAATTGATGTAGCTAGCGTTAATGCCGATAGTGTTGATGAATTAGTAAAATTAATTGAAAAAGTAAATCCAAAATTAGTATTAAACGTAGCATTACCTTATCAAGATTTAACAATTATGGATGCTTGTACGAAATGTAAAGTTGATTATGTAGATACTGCAAATTATGAACATCCAGATGAAGCAAAATTTGAATATAAACTTCAATGGGCAAGAGATAATCAATTTAAAGAAGCTGGAATCATGGGACTTTTAGGTTCTGGTTTTGACCCAGGTGTTACAGGAGTATTTTGTGCATATGCTCAACAAAATTTATTTGATGAGATTCATTATATAGATATTATGGATTGTAATGCAGGTGACCATGGTTATAAATTTGCAACAAACTTTAACCCAGAAATCAACTTAAGAGAAGTATCTGCAAATGGTAGATATTGGGAAAATGGTCAATGGATTGAAACAACTCCTTTAGAAATTAGAGTTGACCATGATTATCCAGAAGTTGGTGTAAAACCATCTTATTTACTATATCATGAAGAGTTAGAATCTTTATCAAAAAATATTAAAGGTTTAAAAAGAATTAGATTTTTTATGACTTTTGGAGATAGTTATATTCAACACATGAATTGTTTACAAAATGTGGGAATGTTAGGTATTGAACCAGTTGAACACAAAGGTATGATGATTACTCCTATTGAATTTTTGACTACATTATTGCCTGATCCTGCAAGCTTGGGACCAAGAACAGTTGGTAAAACAAATATTGGTTGTATCATTGAAGGTATTAAAGATGGAAAACCAAGAAAAGTTTATATTTATAATGTTTGTGACCACCAAGAGTGTTATAAAGAAACTGGAGCACAGGCTGTTAGTTATACAACTGGAGTTCCAGCAATGATTGGTTCTAAATTACTTTACAAAGGTATTTGGAAAAATACTGGAGTATTTAATATAGAAGAATTTGATGCAAAACCATTTATGGATGAGTTAATGACACAAGGCTTACCTTGGAAAATTTTAGAGTTAGATGCGAAATAA
- a CDS encoding type II toxin-antitoxin system HipA family toxin, whose product MENNTCLGCLATNKTLKNNYCSKCIKELFNGIVPNPLNFDRVEFTKKRAELSSRMSISGVQDKISLTFEKKDLVPTAINGKYILKPISSGDGHIQNEKDVVANEHLSMLISKNIFNIPTANCGLIQLSDKELAYITKRFDYDDISGLKYDQEDFAGIMGITPSSHGENYKYDACSYLDCARMIKKYVASSIVSIEDFFKRVILNYLICNGDAHLKNFSLYSKSDSSEYFLTPNYDLLNTRFHINEKYGDMALELLDEYTPTYRKYGYYTYDDFKIFANYIDLKEVRFNKIMKFIEESYPKVQELIDKSFLSESAKEFYRSSYKDRVKRLSFSKTLGK is encoded by the coding sequence ATGGAAAATAATACTTGTTTAGGTTGTTTAGCGACAAATAAAACACTTAAAAATAATTATTGTTCAAAATGTATAAAAGAACTTTTTAATGGGATAGTGCCAAATCCTTTAAATTTTGATAGAGTTGAATTTACTAAAAAAAGAGCTGAATTATCTTCTAGAATGTCAATCTCTGGAGTTCAAGATAAAATCTCTTTGACTTTTGAAAAAAAAGATTTAGTTCCAACTGCAATTAATGGGAAATATATCCTAAAACCAATTTCTAGTGGTGATGGACATATTCAAAATGAAAAAGATGTTGTTGCAAATGAACATTTATCAATGTTGATATCAAAAAATATTTTTAATATTCCAACAGCAAATTGTGGATTAATACAGCTTAGTGATAAAGAACTTGCATATATTACTAAAAGATTTGATTATGATGATATTTCAGGATTAAAATACGATCAAGAAGATTTTGCTGGAATTATGGGGATAACACCATCTTCTCATGGAGAAAACTATAAATATGATGCTTGTAGTTATCTTGATTGTGCAAGAATGATAAAAAAATATGTAGCTTCAAGCATAGTTTCAATAGAAGATTTTTTTAAAAGAGTTATTTTAAACTATTTAATATGTAATGGTGATGCTCATTTAAAAAACTTTTCCTTGTATAGTAAATCTGATTCTAGTGAATATTTTTTAACACCAAATTATGATTTATTAAATACCAGGTTTCATATAAATGAAAAATATGGAGATATGGCATTAGAACTGTTAGATGAATATACTCCTACTTATCGAAAATACGGATATTATACTTATGACGATTTTAAAATATTTGCTAACTACATTGATTTAAAAGAAGTTAGATTCAATAAAATTATGAAGTTTATAGAAGAAAGTTATCCTAAAGTTCAAGAGTTGATTGATAAATCATTTTTAAGTGAAAGTGCAAAAGAGTTTTATAGATCATCTTATAAAGATAGAGTGAAAAGATTGAGTTTTAGTAAAACTTTGGGAAAATGA
- a CDS encoding HipA N-terminal domain-containing protein — MQRAKVFRNNIFAGLLTKLNEKEYVFVYDKEYLKLPNKKPISLTLPLQEEEFKSSYLFPFFYNLLAEGKLKDIQCKKLRIDKDDDFSRLILTTKENTIGSITIEKDEI, encoded by the coding sequence ATGCAAAGAGCAAAAGTTTTTAGAAACAATATATTTGCAGGATTACTTACAAAACTAAATGAAAAAGAGTACGTTTTTGTTTATGATAAAGAGTATTTGAAACTACCAAATAAAAAACCTATTAGTTTAACTTTACCATTACAAGAAGAAGAGTTTAAATCATCTTATTTATTTCCTTTTTTTTATAACTTACTAGCAGAAGGAAAACTAAAAGATATACAATGCAAAAAGTTAAGAATAGATAAAGATGATGATTTTTCAAGACTTATACTAACAACAAAAGAGAATACAATAGGCTCTATAACTATAGAAAAAGATGAGATATAA
- a CDS encoding helix-turn-helix domain-containing protein, whose amino-acid sequence MELTNIKIGKIIKKRRRELKLELKDLQDYSGISYVSISDIENGKANPTIKTLEKLLDALGMQINIEVVTK is encoded by the coding sequence ATGGAACTAACTAATATTAAAATAGGAAAAATTATCAAAAAAAGAAGACGAGAATTAAAGTTGGAATTAAAAGATTTACAAGATTATTCAGGTATAAGTTATGTTTCTATTTCAGATATTGAAAATGGAAAAGCAAATCCAACTATAAAAACACTCGAGAAGCTTTTAGATGCTTTGGGTATGCAAATAAATATTGAAGTGGTAACTAAATAA
- a CDS encoding YkgJ family cysteine cluster protein, giving the protein MFVNIKEVGKTYFSSCDNCIKDCCSAPMVTLAPLVIDDFEYVYKRFLIQFAFINDELKVLMVINRGKGSCIYYENKKCIIYDERPPACKMYPISPYFDEFYISSDCSALSSNENFGELIRDTKNVNDEFLHPRVNNFVKKLESTKKFLEKIEKDLISSIKVTGIQLFNYGGKNR; this is encoded by the coding sequence ATGTTTGTAAATATAAAAGAAGTAGGAAAAACCTACTTTAGTTCGTGTGATAATTGTATTAAAGATTGTTGTAGTGCACCAATGGTTACTTTAGCACCTTTGGTTATTGATGATTTTGAATATGTATATAAAAGATTTCTTATTCAATTTGCTTTTATAAATGATGAATTAAAAGTATTAATGGTTATAAATAGAGGAAAAGGAAGCTGTATCTATTATGAAAATAAAAAATGTATAATATATGATGAAAGACCACCAGCTTGTAAAATGTATCCAATTTCACCATACTTTGATGAATTTTATATTAGTAGTGATTGCTCAGCTCTGTCTTCAAATGAAAATTTTGGTGAATTAATCCGTGATACAAAAAATGTAAATGATGAATTTCTTCATCCAAGAGTAAATAACTTTGTAAAAAAATTAGAATCAACAAAAAAGTTTTTGGAAAAAATTGAAAAAGATTTAATTTCAAGTATAAAAGTTACAGGGATACAACTTTTTAATTATGGTGGAAAAAATAGGTGA
- a CDS encoding MBL fold metallo-hydrolase: MNECKKNDIKLEHYKNGKFRNSELEYKSNFSDFVSNVWALFSDKTENKVPSKDTIPIIKLTKEDILDMPNNSVVRLVHSTLLFKLDNQLILTDPVFSQKITPFPFVAPKRFHELPIEIEDLPFIDLVIISHNHYDHLDEPSIIKLKDKVGHFFTTIGVKRKLLDLGLDTFKVCELDWWQSCTINSIKISATPAQHFSGRSLFDRNKTLWASWVITSSTINIFFSGDSGYFNTFKKIGEKYGPFAMTFLEAGAYNKRWKEIHMMPDETVQAHLDLKGKILFPIHNSSFKLSLHSWNEPLNKVVDEAKKKEVQITHPKMGEIIPILEFKQMSKWW; encoded by the coding sequence ATGAATGAATGTAAAAAAAATGATATAAAATTAGAACATTATAAAAATGGGAAATTTAGAAATTCAGAACTTGAATATAAATCAAATTTTTCAGATTTTGTTTCAAATGTTTGGGCATTATTTTCAGATAAAACTGAAAATAAAGTACCTTCTAAAGATACTATTCCTATTATAAAATTAACTAAAGAAGATATTTTAGATATGCCTAACAATTCAGTTGTTAGGTTAGTTCATTCAACACTATTATTTAAATTAGATAATCAATTAATATTAACTGATCCAGTTTTTTCACAAAAAATTACTCCATTTCCTTTTGTTGCACCAAAAAGATTTCATGAATTACCAATAGAAATTGAAGATTTGCCATTTATTGATTTAGTAATTATTTCTCATAATCACTATGACCATTTGGATGAACCAAGTATAATTAAATTAAAAGATAAAGTTGGACATTTTTTTACAACAATTGGAGTAAAACGAAAACTTCTTGATTTAGGTTTAGATACATTTAAAGTTTGTGAACTTGATTGGTGGCAATCATGTACAATAAACTCTATAAAAATTTCAGCAACTCCAGCTCAACATTTTTCAGGAAGAAGTCTATTTGATAGAAACAAAACTTTATGGGCTTCTTGGGTAATAACTTCATCAACAATAAATATTTTTTTTAGTGGAGATAGTGGATATTTTAATACCTTTAAAAAAATTGGTGAAAAATATGGACCTTTTGCTATGACATTTTTAGAAGCAGGAGCTTATAACAAAAGATGGAAAGAAATTCATATGATGCCAGATGAAACAGTTCAAGCTCATTTGGATTTAAAAGGGAAAATACTTTTTCCCATTCATAATAGTAGTTTCAAACTTTCACTTCACTCATGGAATGAACCATTAAATAAAGTAGTTGATGAAGCTAAGAAAAAAGAAGTTCAAATAACTCATCCCAAAATGGGAGAAATAATACCAATTTTGGAATTTAAACAAATGTCAAAATGGTGGTAA
- a CDS encoding MFS transporter, with protein MKNNDNNELSTSSWSSIWAMALCAFVLVASEFMPVSLLTPIASDLNITEGQAGQSITASGLFGLLTSLFLTTIIGKTDRKKVMLFFTFFMGVSGLMVAFAPNTTIFMLGRVLLGICIGGFWGMSAATAMRLVPKNSVPKALAIINGGNALATTVAAPLGSFLGGIIGWRGAFFCIVPIAIVAFLWQYKTLPELPSRHTYGHRPKLSSVFNLFKNWKVTLGMVSTMLFFMGVFSLFTYLRPFLERETGLDVEMLSLALLTLGVTGLIGTFIIGHLLKTKLYSLLIVIPFLMMFLAIGFIVFGHNIVFVFILMGLWGLLATSAPVAWWTWLSKTLPNDAEAGGGLMVAVVQLAITLGAALGGLLFDSYGYEITFVFSAIILAIAAMMSTITAFYTLKK; from the coding sequence ATGAAAAATAACGATAATAATGAATTAAGTACTTCTTCATGGAGTTCTATATGGGCAATGGCACTTTGTGCTTTTGTATTAGTTGCATCAGAATTTATGCCAGTTAGTTTATTAACTCCAATTGCAAGTGATTTAAATATCACAGAGGGGCAAGCAGGACAATCAATAACAGCGTCAGGTTTATTTGGACTTTTAACAAGTCTATTTTTAACTACAATAATTGGAAAAACTGATAGAAAAAAAGTGATGTTATTTTTCACATTTTTTATGGGTGTATCAGGATTAATGGTTGCATTTGCTCCTAATACTACAATATTTATGTTAGGGCGTGTTCTTTTAGGTATTTGTATTGGTGGATTTTGGGGAATGTCAGCAGCAACTGCTATGAGACTTGTGCCTAAAAACTCTGTTCCAAAAGCACTTGCTATTATAAATGGTGGAAATGCCTTAGCAACAACAGTTGCAGCTCCTCTTGGAAGTTTTTTAGGTGGAATTATTGGATGGAGAGGAGCATTTTTTTGTATTGTACCAATTGCAATAGTTGCATTTCTTTGGCAATATAAAACATTACCTGAACTTCCATCAAGACATACATATGGTCATAGACCAAAACTTAGTAGTGTATTTAATCTTTTTAAAAATTGGAAAGTAACTTTAGGTATGGTGTCAACTATGCTATTTTTTATGGGTGTGTTTTCACTTTTTACTTATCTAAGACCATTTTTAGAAAGAGAGACAGGTTTAGATGTTGAGATGTTATCATTAGCATTATTAACACTTGGAGTTACAGGTTTGATTGGTACATTTATTATTGGACACTTGTTAAAAACAAAATTATATAGTTTACTTATTGTAATACCTTTTTTAATGATGTTTTTAGCAATAGGATTTATAGTATTTGGACATAATATAGTTTTTGTATTTATTCTTATGGGATTATGGGGATTACTAGCAACTTCAGCTCCTGTTGCATGGTGGACTTGGCTTAGTAAAACATTACCAAATGATGCTGAAGCTGGTGGAGGTTTAATGGTTGCAGTAGTTCAATTAGCTATAACATTAGGTGCTGCATTAGGTGGATTATTATTTGATTCATATGGATATGAAATTACATTTGTATTTAGTGCAATTATATTAGCAATTGCTGCTATGATGTCAACTATTACAGCATTTTATACATTGAAAAAATAA
- a CDS encoding SDR family NAD(P)-dependent oxidoreductase, translated as MLKVFITGSSDGLGLFTAQKLINLGHEVTLHAKTFKRAEELSSKIPKKTKILVADLSKFEELKQLAHEVNDLGRFDVIIHNAGIYDASNEEILKVNVLAPYILTALINKPKKLIYIGSNMHPQGKIDLEKLHLGVDYSTSKLLILMLSFSISKLWSDVYVNTVDPGWVKTKMANYNAPDSLEERISTQLWLTSDENLKVTGKYFHHLKEIDCSTKALDKELQEKLLNIYKNITTIHI; from the coding sequence ATGTTAAAAGTGTTTATAACTGGTTCTAGTGATGGATTAGGATTATTTACAGCACAAAAGTTAATAAACCTAGGGCATGAAGTTACTCTTCATGCCAAAACTTTTAAAAGAGCAGAAGAACTAAGCTCAAAAATTCCTAAGAAAACAAAAATATTAGTTGCAGATTTATCAAAATTTGAAGAGCTAAAACAATTAGCACATGAAGTAAATGATTTAGGTAGATTTGATGTAATAATTCATAATGCAGGGATATATGATGCTTCAAATGAAGAGATATTAAAAGTTAATGTTTTAGCACCATATATTTTAACAGCATTAATTAATAAACCAAAAAAATTAATATACATTGGTTCTAATATGCATCCACAAGGAAAAATTGATTTGGAAAAATTACATTTAGGTGTGGATTATTCAACTTCAAAGCTTTTAATTTTAATGTTAAGTTTTAGTATCTCAAAACTTTGGAGTGATGTGTATGTTAATACAGTAGATCCGGGTTGGGTGAAAACTAAAATGGCAAATTATAATGCACCTGATAGTTTAGAAGAGAGAATTAGTACACAACTTTGGCTAACAAGTGATGAAAACCTAAAAGTTACAGGAAAATATTTTCACCATCTAAAAGAGATAGATTGTTCTACAAAAGCTTTAGATAAAGAACTTCAAGAAAAATTATTAAATATTTATAAAAATATCACAACTATACATATCTAA
- a CDS encoding NAD(P)-dependent alcohol dehydrogenase, with protein sequence MNEQDLTRREFIKNTAIVGAGLVFFKPTDILANENKGYIMNKTVLTKGYAAFDESGVLKPWTFERRAVGDDDILIEIKAASICHSDIHQEKGHWGKQQYPQVPGHEIAGIVTQVGKNVTKFKVGDRAGVGCMVNGCTTCEEEQYHPETKFTYGYPESKEPTGITQGGYSTHLVVRDHFAVHIPENVSFEKAAPLLCAGITTYSPLMKAKIKKGDKVGVAGIGGLGHMAVKIAVSKGAEVYAFTTSADKVEDIKGFGVKEVIVVDDELKALYAYAGQLDYMICTIPYQFDVAAYASVVKPYGFFTMVGMPVDFQITLSNIGLASSRVNFNASLIGGMKETQEMVDYCVANNVLPEIEIIKASEITEAWKKVVDKKARYRYVIDTATI encoded by the coding sequence ATGAATGAACAAGATTTAACAAGAAGAGAGTTTATCAAAAATACAGCAATCGTTGGTGCAGGTTTAGTCTTTTTTAAACCTACAGATATTTTAGCAAATGAAAATAAAGGATATATTATGAATAAAACAGTTTTAACAAAAGGTTATGCAGCATTTGATGAATCAGGAGTGTTAAAACCTTGGACTTTTGAAAGAAGAGCAGTTGGTGATGATGATATTTTAATTGAGATTAAAGCAGCGAGTATTTGTCACTCAGATATTCATCAAGAAAAAGGTCATTGGGGTAAACAACAATATCCACAAGTTCCAGGTCATGAGATAGCTGGAATCGTAACACAAGTAGGTAAAAATGTAACTAAATTTAAAGTTGGTGATAGAGCAGGAGTTGGTTGTATGGTAAATGGTTGTACAACTTGTGAAGAGGAACAATATCATCCAGAAACAAAATTCACATATGGTTATCCAGAAAGTAAAGAACCAACAGGAATTACTCAAGGTGGTTATTCAACACATTTAGTTGTAAGAGACCATTTTGCTGTGCATATTCCTGAAAATGTAAGTTTTGAAAAAGCTGCACCATTATTATGTGCAGGAATTACAACTTATTCTCCATTAATGAAAGCTAAAATTAAAAAAGGTGATAAAGTTGGAGTTGCTGGAATTGGTGGATTAGGGCATATGGCTGTTAAAATTGCAGTTTCAAAAGGTGCTGAAGTTTATGCATTTACAACAAGTGCCGATAAAGTAGAAGATATTAAAGGGTTTGGTGTAAAAGAAGTAATTGTAGTTGATGATGAGTTAAAAGCTCTTTACGCATATGCTGGTCAATTAGATTATATGATTTGTACAATTCCATACCAATTTGATGTTGCAGCATATGCAAGTGTTGTAAAACCTTATGGATTTTTTACTATGGTTGGTATGCCTGTAGATTTTCAAATCACATTAAGTAATATTGGATTAGCTTCAAGCAGAGTAAATTTCAATGCATCTTTAATTGGTGGAATGAAAGAGACACAAGAGATGGTTGATTATTGTGTAGCTAACAATGTATTACCTGAAATTGAAATAATCAAAGCTAGTGAAATTACTGAAGCTTGGAAAAAAGTTGTAGATAAAAAAGCTAGATATAGATATGTTATTGATACAGCAACAATATAA
- a CDS encoding cyclophilin-like fold protein, which produces MKQKLNILISILFVFITSVYAKEGETMKISVNSNGNTTVYELNNSSASQELYAQLPLSIKVENYSNDEKIFYPPNKLTTSNTSLAKNAKAGTLAYYAPWGDVVMFYKDFGSASGLYELGKVLWGAEYIEDMSGTITIDKME; this is translated from the coding sequence ATGAAACAAAAATTAAATATTTTAATTTCTATTTTATTTGTTTTTATTACATCAGTTTATGCAAAAGAAGGAGAAACAATGAAAATTAGTGTTAATTCTAATGGTAATACAACTGTTTATGAATTAAATAATTCATCTGCATCACAAGAGTTATATGCTCAATTACCTCTTAGTATTAAAGTTGAAAATTATAGTAATGATGAAAAGATATTTTATCCACCAAATAAATTGACAACAAGTAATACTTCTTTAGCAAAAAATGCTAAAGCTGGAACTTTGGCTTACTATGCACCTTGGGGAGATGTAGTAATGTTTTACAAAGATTTTGGAAGTGCTAGTGGATTATATGAATTAGGGAAAGTTTTATGGGGTGCTGAATATATTGAAGATATGTCAGGGACAATTACTATTGATAAAATGGAGTAG